The Apus apus isolate bApuApu2 chromosome 8, bApuApu2.pri.cur, whole genome shotgun sequence genome has a window encoding:
- the LOC127387768 gene encoding galactose-3-O-sulfotransferase 2-like: MLQDAALAPGSSQCILDIFLVLDLKYFTPSRDTHGLILAPSTMRGKLNAIYRCQPGRLWVFFSLLILLLVTLQVVEKLQPPRSCRCELEQSAHHSQKRFSSALQSPDLLWEDDPPEWQRKARPQLAATEDIFQVDLYFSQETPLGRSPGSQEEHRTWQPVESSREVNTHPSSTRMKSHLPGLSKATRKGPSPSLPGRISRVWGDVEAVPDKFMIFAKRKSAEEQGRTAPPGTRQVLVLSQSQPPATGSPHHQWLKHSLPNAAQPPPAEDLDKTDLERGFFPRQTEVSEGGELTLGGGHQARGVFSPGEMCEPKTDIVFLKVHKSASSTVMNILFRFGETHNLTFAFPSGGGNQLFYPNHFLAKFVQGFSPQSPQRFNILCHHMRFLQPEVEKVVSRSAVYFSILRNPVQLMESSFAYYRGASAFSRARSLEEFLSQPRRFYDPRSSDRHYARNLMAFDFGFNPDGEASAARVRHMLQAIEASFDLLLISEYFDESMVLLKETLCWDLDSVVSFPLNTRDSRAKSQLSGAAVEKLKAWNRLDWEIYTHFNRTFWARIQRDVGRERMGREVRALRERRAELAGTCLQGTGSVAPQDIKDSSLRPLQHGSARILGYNLKPGLDQETELRCRRLVTPELQYSSALYKRQFPQQDTPETPRPPGRDGAPRRGSEDAQN; the protein is encoded by the exons atgctgcaggatgCAGCACTGGCTCCCGGCAGCTCCCAGTGCATCTTGGACATCTTCCTGGTGTTGGATCTCAAGTATTTCACTCCGTCCCGAGACACCCATGGTCTCATCCTGGCACCTTCAACCATGAGAGG GAAGTTGAATGCAATCTACAGGTGCCAGCCAGGTCGGCTCTGGGTCTTCTTCagcctcctcatcctcctcctggTCACCCTGCAAGTTGTGGAGaagctgcagcctcccag GAGCTGCCGCTGTGAGCTGGAGCAGAGTGCCCACCACAGCCAGAAGAGGTTCAGCTCTGCCCTCCAGAGCCCTGACCTGCTGTGGGAGGATGACCCCCCAGAGTGGCAGAGGAAAGCCAGGCCCCAGCTGGCTGCGACCGAGGACATTTTTCAGGTGGATCTCTACTTCAGTCAGGAGACCCCGCTGGGAAGGAGCCCAGGCAGCCAAGAGGAGCACCGGACGTGGCAGCCcgtggagagcagcagggaggtgaaCACCCATCCTTCATCCACCAGGATGAAGTCCCACCTTCCTGGCCTGAGCAAAGCGACCAGAAAAGGTCCTTCTCCCAGTCTCCCCGGGAGGATCTCCAGAGTTTGGGGAGATGTTGAAGCTGTCCCAGACAAGTTCATGATCTTTGCAAAGAGGAAGagtgcagaggagcagggaaggacagCCCCACCAGGCACCAGGCAGGTGTTGGTGCTGAGCCAGTCTCAGCCTCCAGCCACAGGTTCCCCCCACCACCAGTGGCTCAAACACTCCTTGCCAAACGCAGCCCAACCTCCACCAGCAGAGGACTTGGATAAGACAGACCTGGAGAGAGGGTTTTTCCCACGCCAGACAGAAGtctctgagggtggtgagttGACTCTTGGAGGAGGCCATCAGGCCAGAGGGGTCTTCTCTCCAGGGGAGATGTGTGAGCCCAAGACTGACATCGTTTTCCTCAAAGTCCACAAGAGCGCCAGCAGCACCGTCATGAACATCCTCTTCCGCTTTGGGGAGACACACAACCTCACCTTTGCCTTCCCCTCGGGGGGGGGCAACCAGCTCTTCTACCCCAACCACTTCTTGGCCAAGTTCGTGCAGGGCTTCTCTCCCCAGAGCCCTCAGAGGTTCAACATCCTCTGCCACCACATGCGGTTCCTGCAGCCGGAG GTTGAAAAAGTGGTCTCCAGGTCGGCCGTCTACTTCTCCATCCTGAGGAACCCCGTGCAGCTCATGGAGTCCTCCTTCGCCTACTACCGGGGCGCCTCGGCTTTCTCCCGCGCCCGCAGCCTGGAGGAGTTCCTCAGCCAGCCCCGCCGCTTCTACGACCCGCGCAGCAGCGACCGGCACTACGCCAGGAACCTCATGGCCTTCGACTTCGGCTTCAACCCGGACGGGGAGGCCTCGGCGGCGCGGGTGCGGCACATGCTGCAGGCCATCGAGGCCTCCTTCGACCTGCTCCTCATCTCCGAGTACTTCGACGAGTCCAtggtgctgctgaaggagacGCTCTGCTGGGACCTGGACAGCGTCGTCTCCTTCCCCCTCAACACCAGGGACAGCAGGGCCAAATCCCAGCTCTCCGGGGCGGCGGTGGAGAAGCTCAAAGCCTGGAACCGGCTGGACTGGGAGATCTACACCCACTTCAACAGGACCTTCTGGGCCAGGATCCAGCGGGACGTGGGCAGGGAGCGGATGGGGAGGGAGGTGCGGGCTCTGCGGgagaggagggcagagctggccgGGACCTGCCTGCAAGGGACGGGCAGCGTGGCCCCCCAGGACATCAAGGACTCCTCCCTGCGCCCGCTCCAGCACGGCAGCGCCAGGATCTTGGGCTACAACCTGAAGCCAGGCTTGGACCAGGAGACCGAGCTGCGCTGCCGGCGGCTGGTCACCCCCGAGCTGCAGTACAGCAGCGCTCTCTACAAGAGGCAGTTCCCTCAGCAGGACACCCCCGAGACCCCCCGGCCCCCCGGGAGGGACGGGGCCCCGCGCCGCGGGTCGGAGGACGCCCAGAACTGA